In Cryptococcus depauperatus CBS 7841 chromosome 4, complete sequence, a single window of DNA contains:
- a CDS encoding guanylate kinase: protein MSKPILPAVISRPLVICGPSGTGKSTLLKALFEKHSGTFGFSVSHTTREPRTGEVNGREYHFVDRNEFMDRVDKGEFLEWAKFGGNCYGTTFAALTALHPRRCILDIELQGVLQLKAKAPLQTPPLEPVYLFLSPPSISQLKARLSGRGTETEASIQKRLDAAKSELKYAQEGKYDVYIVNDDIQVAGEKLEKVAMGWEDWETCGDKLPEMDNTELDG, encoded by the exons ATGTCAAAGCCAATTTTACCAGCCGTTATCAGCCGC CCGCTCGTCATCTGTGGTCCATCCGGCACTGGCAAGTCTACTCTTCTCAAGGCCCTCTTTGAGAAGCATTCAGGGACTTTTGGCTTCTCTGTATCCCATACTACCCGCGAGCCTCGAACGGGCGAAGTTAATGGGAGGGAGTATCATTTTGTTGACAGGAATGAATTCATGGACCGGGTAGACAAGGGCGAGTTTCTGGAGTGGGCCAAATTTGGTGGTAATTG CTACGGCACAACTTTCGCAGCTTTGACGGCTCTTCACCCACGTCGGTGTATCCTTGATATTGAGCTTCAAGGTGTTTTGCAATTAAAAGCCAAAGCACCATTACAAACCCCACCTCTAGAACCTGTTTACCTCTTTCTCTCGCCCCCTTCAATCTCCCAACTGAAGGCTCGACTTTCTGGACGAGGTACCGAGACGGAAGCATCTATTCAAAAGAGACTGGATGCGGCCAAGTCAGAGTTGAAGTATGCTCAAGAGGGCAAGTACGATGTGTATATCGTCAATGACGATATCCAGGTCGCAGGCgaaaagcttgaaaagGTTGCGATGGGTTGGGAGGACTGGGAGACTTGTGGAGACAAGTTGCCAGAGATGGACAATACTGAGCTCGACGGTTGA
- a CDS encoding UPF0390 protein → MAQGAGKSSKAKGKSVGSQRKNTGKTKPGKREVAPKDRLRVLERSQKKQLSSKINSSIEKQMVQAASAGKLTIMRSVGETEAGDGKDVKGKKK, encoded by the exons ATGGCACAAGGAGCAGGAAAATCAAGCAAGGCAAAAGGAAAGTCTGTAGGCTCtcagagaaagaatacaGGGAAGACGAAACCTGGCAAAAGAGAGGTCGCCCCAAAAGATCGACTGAGGGTGCTGGAGAGGTCCCAGAAAAAG CAACTTTCAAGCAAGATCAACTCCTCCATTGAAAAACAGATGGTTCAGGCCGCTTCAGCTGGAAAACTCACCATCATGCGGTCTGTTGGCGAGACAGAAGC TGGTGACGGTAAAGATgtcaaaggcaagaaaaagtag
- a CDS encoding phosphatidylserine decarboxylase: protein MSRHENTEIAPAVFTLPQELGKSLEDSLDHIVSNSKAINNAQKDQLAPSELRADAVHSHGPQAKAWLTKFFPNKETLDRLFAMEHMGNYVIDRQTGKRIFETMPLYVRIGMHLLFVSGNSYMSYTSVEKLLTDKSIKQGQIYDQTGPDVLDHIKAFVKTYDLPLEELLVQDLTKYPTFNSFFSRRLVAFARPITMPEDTSIVVSPADCRLTVFQTVDEAKILWIKGQQFTIPSLLTGNDIIDKRFAEIQNDTGASLAISRLAPQDYHRFHAPVEGTVVSVKDIEGELYTVNPQAINEDLNVFTLNKRSVMLIHANLGHGREAVPIAFVAVGAMLVGSIGWSKSPGDKVFKGEELGWFQYGGSTIITLFPSKAGLRFDPDLVETSRRKMETLVKVGMEIGCVEQ from the exons ATGTCCCGTCACGAAAACACAGAAATAGCACCTGCAGTATTCACTCTTCCGCAAGAGCTGGGAAAATCCCTTGAAGATTCATTAGATCACATAGTATCAAACTCCAAAGCCATTAATAATgctcaaaaagatcaattAGCTC CAAGTGAACTCAGAGCCGATGCGGTACATAGCCATGGACCACAAGCAAAAGCATGGCTTACCAAATTCTTTCCAAATAAAGAGACCTTGGATCGC CTATTTGCTATGGAACATATGG GCAACTATGTAATTGATAGGCAGACTGGGAAGAGAATATTTGAGACTATGCCACTAT ACGTGCGAATAGGAATGCACCTTCTTTTCGTTTCAGGA AACAGCTACATGTCATATACATCTGTCGAAAAGCTTTTAACAGATAAGTCCATCAAAC AAGGCCAAATATACGATCAGACGGGCCCAGATGTCCTGGACCATATCAAAGCTTTTGTCAAGACATACGACCTTCCTCTAGAAGAGCTCCTTGTTCAGGATTTAACCAAGTATCCTACattcaattctttcttctctagGAGGCTAGTGGCTTTTGCGCGACCTATCACTATGCCGGAAGACACAAGTATAGTGGTTTCTCCAGCCGACTGTCGGCTGACTGTTTTTCAAACTGTTGACGAAGCAAAAATTCTCTG GATCAAAGGACAACAATTCACAATACCTTCGCTCCTCACAGGAAACGACATCATAGATAAACGGTTTGCTGAAATTCAGAATGACACAGGAGCGAGTCTTGCTATTAGTAGATTAGCTCCACAAGATTATCATCGATTCCATGCCCCAGTAGAGGGTACCGTCGTTTCTGTGAAGGACATTGAGGGAGAATTGTACA CTGTGAATCCGCAGGCTATCAACGAAG ATTTGAATGTTTTTACGCTAAATAAGCGCTCTGTTATGCTTATTCACGCTAATCTGGGACATGGTCGTGAAGCTGTCCCAATTGCCTTTGTCGCTGTTGGCG CAATGCTTGTCGGTTCAATCGGCTGGTCAAAATCGCCCGGAGACAAGGTTTTCAAAGGTGAAGAACTGGGTTGGTTCCAATACGGTGGCTCAACCATTAttactcttttcccttCCAAAGCCGGACTCCGATTTGATCCAGATTTGGTAGAGACTAGtcgaagaaagatggagacaCTGGTTAAGGTTGGCATGGAGATTGGATGCGTCGAGCAGTAA